In one window of Pristiophorus japonicus isolate sPriJap1 chromosome 9, sPriJap1.hap1, whole genome shotgun sequence DNA:
- the LOC139274148 gene encoding zinc finger protein 774-like: MNRQDTCLTRGDGPDCSGHTRERPFTCPGCGKGFTRTSNLTEHQRVHTGERPFTCSVCEKGFTCSSSLVRHQRVHTGERPFTCPVCGKKFTASSHLIKHKRVHTGERPSVCLVCGKRFAKSSHHLSHQRAHTGERPFICSVCGKGFTNSFELHAHQRIHTGERPFTCSVCGKAFTRSSHFTEHQLVHTSKRPFKCSDCERSYKSRNDLMKHQRTHTGERPFICSECGKGFTLSSNLLTHQRIHTGERPFI; this comes from the exons atGAACCGGCAGGACACATGTTTGACCCGCGGTGATGGACCCGACTGCTCGGG tcacaccagggagaggccattcacctgccccgggtgtgggaaaggattcactcgtaCATccaacctcactgaacaccagcgagttcacactggggagaggccgttcacctgctccgtgtgtgagaaaggattcacttgttcatccagcctggtgagacaccagcgtgttcacactggggagaggccgtttacttgTCCCGTATGTGGGAAGAAATTCACTGCATCTTCACACCTCATtaaacacaagcgagttcacactggggagagaccgtccgTCTGTCTCGTATGTGGGAAACGGTTTGCTAAATCATCTCATCATCTGagtcaccagcgagctcacacaggagagaggccgttcatctgctctgtgtgtggaaagggattcactaattcattcgagcttcatgctcaccagcgtattcataccggggagagaccttttacctgttctgtgtgtgggaaggcattcactcgttcatcccacttcactgaacaccaacttgttcacaccagtaagagaccgtttaaatgttctgactgtgaaaggagctataaaagcagaaatgatctgatgaaacaccaacgcactcacactggggagagaccgttcatctgctccgagtgtgggaagggcttcactctttcatccaacctgctgacacaccaacgcattcacactggggagaggccattcatc